TCTTCGATGGCCTGCAGGCGGTCACGGCAATAGCGCAGCAACTCGGTACCGCGCTGGTACTGCGTCAGCAGCTCCTCCAGCGGCATCTGGCCTGATTCCAGCCCGGTCACCAGCTGTTCCAGCTGCTGCACCGCATCGCCGTAACTGGTGGGTTGCGTGTCGCCGTTGGCGGGTTTTCTAGCCATTCCGATGTGCGCAAAAGCGCTCATTTTAGGTGTGGCGAAGCGCCGCGCTTGATGACCGTCACCAAACCCCCTCGCCGCAAGACCCTCATGCCCTGCCTGAAATGGGCACATGGGTTAAAATTCGCGGTTCCTTTGCCGAAATCGGCATACGGTTCGCGCGCCTAATATCCTCGGATCCCAAGCGCTTACTTCCTGCCCCTTCATAGGGGGAGTCTTAAACATCGGAACACCATGTCTGATTTAAGTCTTCAGTTACAGCAGGCGGCAAGTCAACTTTCCGTCCACTCCTATTTCGACCCTGCGCTGCTAGAGCGTGAGCAGAGGCTCATCTTCGAGTCCGGGCCGCGCTACGTCGGCCATCAACTCGCTGTGCCGAACGAGGGCGACTACTTTGCCTTGCCGCAAGAGGCGCAAGGCCGCGCGCTGGTGCGCAACGCGCAGGGCGGCGTCGAGCTGATCTCCAACGTCTGCCGTCACCGCCAGGCGGTCATGCTCAAGGGTCGCGGCTCGCTGCAGGGCCAGGGCAAAGGCCACGCGGGTGGCAACATCGTGTGCCCGCTGCACCGCTGGACATACTCGCCCAAAGGCGAACTGCTGGGTGCGCCGCATTTCCAGCACGACCCGTGCCTGAACCTGAACAACTACCAGCTGCGCGAGTGGAACGGCCTGCTGTTCGAGGACAACGGCCGCGACGTAGCCGCCGACTTGGCGGGCATGGGTGTCGCGCACGACCTTTCTTTCGAGGGCTTCGCGCTCGACCACGTTGAGCTGCACGAATGCAACTACAACTGGAAGACCTTCATCGAGGTTTACCTCGAGGACTACCACGTCGGCCCCTTCCACCCCGGCCTGGGCAACTTTGTCACCTGCGACGACCTGAGCTGGCAGTTTGGCCGCGACTATTCCGTGCAGACCGTCGGCGTGGCGCCCACCTTCGGCAAGCCGGGCTCTGACATCTACAAGAAGTGGCATGAAGTGCTGGTGAACTACCAAAACGGCGCCCTGCCCTCGCGCGGCGCCATCTGGTTGACCTACTACCCCCACATCATGGTCGAGTGGTACCCGCACGTGCTGACCGTGTCCACGCTGTACCCGATGGGCGTGGACAAGACCATGAACATGGTCGAGTTCTACTACCCCGAAGAAATCGTTGCCTTTGAGCGCGAATTCGTCGAGGCGCAGCGCGCTGCCTACATGGAAACCTGCATCGAAGACGACGAAATCGCCGAACGCATGGACGCGGGCCGCAAGGCGCTGTGGCTGCGTGGCGACAACGAAGTCGGCCCCTACCAAAGCCCCATGGAAGACGGCATGCAGCACTTTCACGAGTGGTACCGCCGCGCCATGGGCATGACTCTGGTGGCCTGAAGAAGCGGCACCACCAAACTCTTTATTTGATAGCAGCCTGCGCTGGCCCAATGGGCGGCGCAGGCGTTTTTTTGTTCAAAAGCACACCGACATGCAAGCCGCCTGGATGATCGCCGCATCGCTCTTCTTTGCCCTGATGAGTGTGTGCATCAAGTTCGCATCGCCCTACTTCGGGCCGATGGAAATCGTGTGCTACCGCGGCGCGATCGGCATCGTCTTCATGTGGATGCTGGCGCGATCGCGCGGCGTTTCGCTGCGCACCACCGTGCCGATGATGCACGTGTGGCGCAACGTGGTAGGCGTGTCGGCACTGGCCTGCTGGTTCTACGCCATTGCAGCCTTGCCACTGGCCACGGCCATGACGCTGAACTACATGAGCGGCGTGTGGGTGGCGGCCTTTCTGATCGGCGGCACGCTGTTGATGGGGCGCTTGAGCGAGGTGCGCCGCCAGGGCCCGCTGATCGTCGCGGTGATGGCCGGTTTTGCCGGCGTGGTGATGATGCTGCGCCCCACGCTGGAGCAAAACCAGCTGTTCGCCGGGCTGATCGGGCTGATGTCCGGCCTGCTGTCTGCGCTGGCCTACATCCAGGTGGCCGCGCTGGGCCGCGTGGGCGAGCCCGAGGCGCGCACGGTGTTTTACTTTTCCGTGGGCGCGGCGCTGGTGGGCGCCATTGCCATGCTGTTCTTCGACATCCACCCGCTCAACACCCGTCAGGCGCTGTGGCTGATCCCCATCGGCGTGCTGGCCGCACTTGGCCAGCTGTGCATGACGCGCGCCTACACGCGCGGATCGACGATGGTGGTGGCCAACCTGCAGTATTCCGGCATCGTTTTTGCCGCGCTGTTCGGGTTGTTCTTGTTTGGCGACCAGATCCCGCTGATCGGCTGGCTGGGCATGGCCACCATCATCGCAAGCGGTATGCTGGCCACCTTCTTGCGCAGCCGCGCGCTGCCGAACCCACCGGCCGAGGCCCATTGATGACCGCCTACACCCACCTGATCACCGTCCCCCAGTTGCAGACCCTGCAGGCCAGCGACGCCCCCTTGCTGGTGGTGGATTGCAGCTTTGACCTGGCCGACCCGGCCAAGGCCGATGCGATGTTCGCTGAACAGCACATCGCCGGCGCCGTGCAGGCCCACCTCGACCGCGACATGAGCGCCCACAGCGCCGAAGACGCCGTCAACGGCGGGCGGCATCCGCTACCAAAACGAGAGCTTCTGGCGCACACCCTGCGGGCGCTGGGGCTTGATAACGCCATGCAAGTGGTGGTGTACGACCGCAACGGCGCCAACTACTGCGGGCGCCTGTGGTGGATGCTGAAATGGGCCGGCCACGACGCCGTGTCCGTGCTGGACGGCGGCCTGCAAGCCTGGGTGGCCGCCGGCGGCGCCACCCAAAGCGGGCCTGCGCCCGCGCACCGGGCCGGCAACTTCGAGCTGGGCGCGCCGCTGCGCCGCCTGGTGCTGATCGACGAGGTCATCGCCCAACTCGGCCGCCCCACGCAAACCGTGATCGACGCGCGCGGCGCCCTGCGCTACCGGGGCGAGACCGAGCCGCTGGACCCGGTGGCCGGGCACATCCCCGGCGCGCTCAACCGCCCGTTCAGCGACAACCTGGGCGCCGACGGCCACTTCAAGCCCGCCGCGCAACTCAAGCAGGAATTCGACGCCCTGCTGGCCGGCCACGATGCTGGCGGCGTGGTGCACCACTGCGGCAGCGGCGTCAGCGCCGTACCCAACGTGCTGGCGATGGAACTGGCCGGCTACGCCCCGGCCAGCCTGTATGCCGGCAGCTGGAGCGAATGGAGCCGCCGCCCCGAATTGCCCATGGCGCGCGGCTGAGGCGCGGGGCGCCGCGCGGGCCTGTGCTTGTAGCCGTGCCTATGCCCGTTGCCGTGGGCGCTGCGCAGCGCCCGCCCCAGTAGCACGCGCTGCGTGGTGGCTTCAAAGCGCGGGCACCGCAAGGTGCGCTGACCGCAGATCCGCCAACGGGAATCCGTCGGCGCCTCAAAGCTCGCCGCCGCCCCTACCCGCCGCAGCCGTACGCCAACCGCATCACTCTGTTTTTCATAGCTGCCAGCGCTGGTGGTGCCTTCGCTAGAGGCCGATTCAATCAATAAACCTGGGCGCGTGATGTTTGCGCCGCAGGGGTGACCCTGATGCACTGCGCCCCGCTAGTCGCAGCCACGTCACGCACTCCCTGCGCAGCACTGCGGCGGCGCCCAGTCGGCCACGCGCTCAATCCACGCCGTGCTGCT
This genomic interval from Ottowia oryzae contains the following:
- the xseB gene encoding exodeoxyribonuclease VII small subunit, translated to MARKPANGDTQPTSYGDAVQQLEQLVTGLESGQMPLEELLTQYQRGTELLRYCRDRLQAIEDQVKVLDDAGALKPWALE
- a CDS encoding aromatic ring-hydroxylating oxygenase subunit alpha; translation: MSDLSLQLQQAASQLSVHSYFDPALLEREQRLIFESGPRYVGHQLAVPNEGDYFALPQEAQGRALVRNAQGGVELISNVCRHRQAVMLKGRGSLQGQGKGHAGGNIVCPLHRWTYSPKGELLGAPHFQHDPCLNLNNYQLREWNGLLFEDNGRDVAADLAGMGVAHDLSFEGFALDHVELHECNYNWKTFIEVYLEDYHVGPFHPGLGNFVTCDDLSWQFGRDYSVQTVGVAPTFGKPGSDIYKKWHEVLVNYQNGALPSRGAIWLTYYPHIMVEWYPHVLTVSTLYPMGVDKTMNMVEFYYPEEIVAFEREFVEAQRAAYMETCIEDDEIAERMDAGRKALWLRGDNEVGPYQSPMEDGMQHFHEWYRRAMGMTLVA
- a CDS encoding DMT family transporter, with amino-acid sequence MQAAWMIAASLFFALMSVCIKFASPYFGPMEIVCYRGAIGIVFMWMLARSRGVSLRTTVPMMHVWRNVVGVSALACWFYAIAALPLATAMTLNYMSGVWVAAFLIGGTLLMGRLSEVRRQGPLIVAVMAGFAGVVMMLRPTLEQNQLFAGLIGLMSGLLSALAYIQVAALGRVGEPEARTVFYFSVGAALVGAIAMLFFDIHPLNTRQALWLIPIGVLAALGQLCMTRAYTRGSTMVVANLQYSGIVFAALFGLFLFGDQIPLIGWLGMATIIASGMLATFLRSRALPNPPAEAH
- a CDS encoding sulfurtransferase, whose protein sequence is MTAYTHLITVPQLQTLQASDAPLLVVDCSFDLADPAKADAMFAEQHIAGAVQAHLDRDMSAHSAEDAVNGGRHPLPKRELLAHTLRALGLDNAMQVVVYDRNGANYCGRLWWMLKWAGHDAVSVLDGGLQAWVAAGGATQSGPAPAHRAGNFELGAPLRRLVLIDEVIAQLGRPTQTVIDARGALRYRGETEPLDPVAGHIPGALNRPFSDNLGADGHFKPAAQLKQEFDALLAGHDAGGVVHHCGSGVSAVPNVLAMELAGYAPASLYAGSWSEWSRRPELPMARG